One Gemmatimonadota bacterium genomic region harbors:
- a CDS encoding PAS domain S-box protein has product MATDYSASILEGLGEGIVAFDKTHRAVMANAHLIALMGWDKQAVCGASPEELFAQRPELLRILNEGMKNKVLVSDTDLVHHNADGGLQHLRVSTSFLNTQGGLVLAVRDVSEIKRMEWEIFQVEKMTALGRLAASVAHEVRNPLGAIDIQLQLLEEDLSTLSSALKERFVGRLNIAQTEMKRLDRLVYNFLRFSRTPKLHLRQVSLNDVVRRVFELVSPEARERGIVLRLELSEDLPAINGDEDQLGQAVLNIVVNAFQSMVAGGDLVAQTQTESGQVCLMLTDTGCGIPEEEVDRIFEFYYTTKDEGTGLGLSIAQRIIYQHGGHIDVESRPELGTTFRVYLPEHES; this is encoded by the coding sequence ATGGCTACGGATTATAGTGCTTCGATTCTGGAGGGTCTGGGGGAGGGCATCGTGGCTTTTGATAAAACACATCGGGCCGTGATGGCCAATGCACATTTGATTGCGTTGATGGGGTGGGACAAACAGGCCGTTTGTGGCGCTTCGCCAGAGGAGCTATTTGCCCAACGCCCTGAGTTGTTGCGGATTTTGAACGAGGGTATGAAAAACAAGGTGCTGGTGTCAGATACGGATCTGGTACACCACAATGCCGATGGTGGGTTGCAACATCTGCGCGTGAGTACTTCGTTTTTGAATACGCAGGGCGGTCTGGTGCTGGCAGTGCGCGATGTGTCTGAGATAAAGCGGATGGAGTGGGAGATCTTTCAGGTTGAAAAGATGACGGCGTTGGGGCGTTTGGCCGCTTCTGTTGCCCATGAAGTGCGCAATCCTCTGGGGGCGATTGATATTCAATTGCAATTGTTGGAGGAAGATCTCAGCACGTTGTCAAGTGCGTTAAAAGAACGCTTTGTGGGGCGGCTCAATATCGCGCAGACAGAGATGAAACGGCTCGACCGCCTTGTGTATAATTTTTTGCGTTTTTCGCGTACGCCCAAACTTCATTTGCGGCAGGTGTCTCTCAACGATGTGGTTCGCCGCGTTTTTGAGCTGGTCTCGCCCGAAGCACGTGAGCGCGGCATTGTGTTGCGTCTGGAACTTTCCGAGGATCTGCCCGCGATTAATGGAGATGAAGATCAACTCGGTCAAGCTGTGCTCAATATTGTGGTGAATGCCTTTCAGTCTATGGTCGCCGGTGGGGATTTGGTTGCCCAAACACAAACCGAGTCGGGGCAGGTGTGTTTGATGCTTACAGATACGGGTTGCGGGATTCCAGAAGAAGAGGTGGATCGCATTTTCGAGTTTTATTATACGACAAAAGATGAAGGTACCGGGTTGGGGCTGTCTATTGCCCAGCGCATCATTTATCAGCACGGAGGGCATATCGATGTCGAGAGCCGCCCCGAACTGGGAACGACTTTCCGGGTGTATTTGCCCGAGCATGAAAGTTAG
- a CDS encoding GAF domain-containing protein, protein MKNTEQNLHHILTTQRASLLSEWQKRVRRTSALQLREDFDGHTPDNVLEEFFDLIVKQITTKQDYHLLRQRIFSGEINAFTPDAACRLLIALKKTVLRRLKSFTHNAEAIFDEILLRISAYYHEMRYRNLAQRQSQNLRQRNIEIARLLAVEKQRAAHLTTNNRIAQMALSTLDPSEIFRRIVHEVQQSFNYQHVSLYFLETHANQMVMKARAGVYEKHFPEGYRQNVGEGIVGHVVASGNPIMANDVANDPRRIIAFPQEKNTRSELCVPIKTADRVLGALDVLSRKKNGFNWTDVQSLMVLTDQLAWVIHNAHLFQETRELQDELVQSERLAVIGEMSARIAHEIRNPLATIGGFARSLQRAPTPDRIDTASRIISCEVTRLEELLTDILNYTRPRKLELEPINLPDLITDVYHQVGEGLESRGITYRQNAPSDLPEIPLDPAQFKQVLINIFKNAFQAMPNGGKLHVHIRKKEDQPHIEIEIRDTGPGIPTEIQDEIFKPYFTTKTKGTGLGLVISKQIVERHGGTLSFTSHSGSGTTLSIHLPDLSSRKSL, encoded by the coding sequence ATGAAAAACACAGAACAAAACCTGCATCACATACTCACCACCCAGCGCGCAAGCCTGCTATCTGAATGGCAAAAGCGCGTCCGCCGCACATCTGCCTTGCAACTGCGCGAAGATTTTGACGGTCACACGCCCGACAATGTGCTCGAAGAGTTCTTTGATCTCATAGTCAAACAGATCACCACCAAACAGGATTATCACTTGCTCCGCCAGCGCATCTTTTCAGGCGAAATCAATGCTTTTACCCCCGATGCGGCTTGTCGATTGCTCATTGCCTTGAAGAAAACCGTTCTGAGACGCCTGAAAAGTTTTACGCACAATGCCGAAGCCATATTTGACGAAATCTTGCTGCGCATATCGGCGTACTACCACGAAATGCGTTATCGAAACCTGGCGCAAAGACAATCTCAAAATCTGCGCCAGCGCAACATCGAAATCGCCCGCCTCCTCGCAGTGGAAAAACAGCGCGCCGCGCACCTGACCACCAACAATCGCATTGCACAAATGGCCCTATCAACCCTCGACCCATCTGAAATTTTCAGACGCATTGTACACGAAGTACAACAGAGTTTCAATTACCAGCACGTCTCACTTTATTTTCTCGAAACGCATGCCAACCAGATGGTCATGAAAGCCAGAGCCGGTGTTTACGAAAAGCACTTCCCCGAGGGATATCGCCAAAATGTGGGCGAAGGCATCGTAGGCCATGTCGTCGCATCTGGCAATCCCATCATGGCCAATGACGTGGCCAATGATCCCAGGCGCATCATTGCTTTTCCCCAGGAAAAAAACACGCGCTCAGAACTCTGCGTGCCAATCAAAACAGCAGACCGCGTATTGGGCGCACTCGATGTGCTCAGTCGAAAAAAAAATGGTTTTAATTGGACCGATGTACAATCGCTAATGGTCTTGACCGATCAACTGGCATGGGTCATCCACAACGCACATCTCTTTCAGGAAACGCGAGAACTCCAGGACGAACTCGTACAATCGGAACGCCTGGCTGTAATCGGCGAAATGTCTGCGCGCATTGCACACGAGATTCGCAATCCACTGGCGACAATTGGCGGCTTTGCGCGCTCTCTTCAGCGCGCCCCAACACCCGACCGCATCGACACGGCATCGCGCATCATATCTTGTGAAGTCACGCGCCTGGAAGAACTACTGACCGACATACTCAACTACACGCGACCGCGCAAGCTCGAACTCGAACCCATCAATCTCCCGGACCTCATCACCGATGTGTATCATCAAGTTGGCGAGGGCCTCGAAAGCCGGGGCATCACCTATCGACAAAACGCACCATCTGACCTGCCCGAAATACCCTTAGATCCCGCACAATTTAAGCAGGTACTCATCAACATCTTCAAAAACGCATTTCAAGCAATGCCCAATGGCGGCAAATTGCACGTTCATATCCGAAAAAAAGAGGATCAGCCACATATCGAAATAGAAATACGAGATACGGGACCGGGGATTCCCACCGAAATTCAGGACGAAATTTTCAAGCCCTATTTCACCACCAAAACCAAGGGTACAGGTCTCGGATTGGTCATCAGCAAACAAATCGTCGAACGCCACGGAGGAACCCTCTCATTCACGAGCCACAGCGGCTCTGGCACCACCCTTTCCATCCATCTCCCCGATCTCTCCTCAAGGAAATCATTATGA
- a CDS encoding response regulator: MKNILIADDDQNLALLYEQELTDEGYRVDVVHDAQTAIERVKDNPPDLLILDIRMPGMDGIEALNHILGINNQLPVILNTAYSNHKDNYLTWSANAYVVKSSDLSELKTAISDVLTGERS, encoded by the coding sequence ATGAAAAACATCCTCATTGCCGACGACGACCAAAATCTGGCACTGCTCTACGAGCAAGAACTCACCGATGAAGGGTATCGCGTCGATGTGGTTCACGACGCGCAAACCGCGATTGAGCGCGTCAAAGACAATCCGCCGGACCTCTTAATACTCGACATTCGAATGCCCGGCATGGACGGCATTGAAGCCCTCAACCACATCCTGGGCATAAACAACCAGTTACCCGTTATTCTCAACACCGCCTATAGCAATCACAAAGACAACTATCTCACCTGGTCGGCCAATGCGTATGTGGTCAAATCATCGGACCTGTCTGAACTCAAAACCGCCATAAGCGATGTACTGACCGGTGAAAGGTCTTGA
- the glgC gene encoding glucose-1-phosphate adenylyltransferase codes for MPDELQNTLTMILAGGQGSRLYPLTRNQAKPAVPFGGMYRIIDFTLSNCLNSNLRRIYVLTQYMSTSLDRHLQRGWSIFNPELDEFIFEVPPQFRLAGNWYRGTADAIFQNIDILERERPDRVLILGGDHVYKMDYSKMLAFHNNANADLTVACIEVPIKNATELGVMAIDDESRIVGFEEKPDHPKSTPHNPNLALASMGIYIFSTEVLVRQLSEDAKRDTAHDFGQNIIPSMVDSGRVFAYNFKHGNRNSTVYWRDIGLLDAYWEANMDLVSETPEFDLHDPNWPIRTHAHPYPPSRLHIRPQNSSLLVVAQGCVIANARVERSVISAGVHIDSGAQITDSVLMEGVKVGANAQLHRVIADEGVVIPSGTQIGINREDDRRRFTVTDGGVIAISKGLPIE; via the coding sequence ATGCCCGATGAACTGCAAAATACGCTAACCATGATCCTCGCCGGAGGCCAGGGATCTCGGCTTTATCCCCTCACGCGCAATCAGGCCAAACCCGCCGTGCCCTTCGGCGGCATGTACCGCATCATTGACTTTACCCTCTCCAACTGCCTCAACTCCAACTTGCGCCGGATATATGTTCTCACGCAATACATGTCAACATCTCTCGACCGGCATTTGCAACGCGGTTGGTCCATTTTCAATCCCGAACTCGACGAATTTATCTTTGAAGTCCCGCCCCAATTTCGCCTTGCCGGCAACTGGTATCGCGGCACAGCCGATGCCATCTTTCAAAATATCGACATCCTCGAACGCGAGCGTCCCGACCGCGTCCTCATCCTGGGCGGCGACCACGTGTACAAAATGGATTACAGCAAGATGCTCGCCTTTCACAACAACGCAAATGCCGACCTCACGGTAGCCTGCATTGAAGTACCCATCAAAAATGCCACCGAATTGGGCGTCATGGCAATCGACGATGAATCTCGCATTGTCGGCTTTGAGGAAAAACCCGACCACCCCAAATCCACACCACACAACCCCAATCTCGCCCTGGCCTCAATGGGCATCTACATCTTCAGCACAGAAGTTCTCGTGCGCCAACTCTCCGAAGATGCCAAACGCGACACAGCCCACGACTTTGGGCAAAACATCATCCCATCAATGGTCGATTCAGGGCGCGTCTTTGCGTACAACTTCAAGCACGGCAATCGCAATTCGACCGTGTACTGGCGCGACATCGGCCTTCTCGACGCGTACTGGGAAGCCAACATGGATCTCGTTTCTGAGACCCCCGAATTTGACCTGCACGACCCGAACTGGCCCATCCGCACACACGCACACCCGTATCCACCTTCGCGCCTGCACATTCGACCGCAAAACAGTTCTCTTCTCGTAGTCGCCCAGGGATGTGTGATTGCCAATGCACGGGTCGAGCGCTCAGTCATCTCTGCAGGGGTTCACATAGACTCCGGCGCACAAATTACCGATTCGGTGCTCATGGAAGGCGTCAAAGTCGGTGCCAATGCCCAACTCCACCGCGTCATAGCCGACGAAGGCGTCGTCATTCCGTCCGGTACACAAATCGGGATTAACCGCGAAGACGACCGCCGGCGTTTCACTGTAACAGATGGTGGCGTCATAGCCATTTCCAAAGGACTGCCCATTGAATAA